In Agarivorans gilvus, one genomic interval encodes:
- a CDS encoding MGMT family protein, which yields MTQADYLAKFWMVIAHIPKGKVATYGDVAAMAGYPRMARAVGRCLKNLPEDSNLPWHRVLNAKGMLSFPQDSAKYRQQRQLLEAEGVLFQQHKIALARHRWRG from the coding sequence ATGACTCAGGCTGACTATTTAGCCAAGTTTTGGATGGTGATCGCACACATTCCGAAGGGGAAGGTAGCGACCTATGGTGATGTTGCCGCCATGGCCGGTTACCCACGGATGGCTCGGGCTGTAGGGCGCTGCTTAAAAAATTTGCCGGAAGACAGTAATTTGCCTTGGCACCGAGTGCTTAATGCCAAGGGCATGTTATCGTTTCCTCAGGATTCCGCTAAGTATCGCCAGCAACGGCAATTACTGGAAGCTGAAGGCGTATTATTTCAGCAGCATAAAATTGCTCTGGCCCGCCATCGCTGGCGGGGCTAA
- a CDS encoding LysR family transcriptional regulator, with protein sequence MKKILGQLSDVDLRLLKVFRVVAECGGISAAEVELNIGRSTISRHIKDLEIRLGVTLCQRGRAGFVLSSEGQHVYQSSLRLMGALDEFRADVQSLHREMSGNLAIALFDKTVTNQQAKISQALQLFDQRAPKVSLDLYVETLSVIESGVIEGRFHLGVVPGQRQSASLLYQPLFNEKMALYCGYHHPLFKRADITISAEEIVAQKYAGLGHHSPNMDTSQQKGFVRHATAYDQEAIATLLLSGAYLAFLPEHYARSFVEHGLIRPIGGEEFSYLCPFLAVTRASPKPSRILACFLDCLVEAHQVN encoded by the coding sequence ATGAAAAAGATCCTCGGCCAATTAAGTGATGTCGACCTGCGTTTGCTTAAGGTGTTTCGGGTGGTGGCTGAATGTGGTGGGATTTCTGCAGCAGAGGTAGAGCTTAATATTGGTCGCTCAACGATTAGCCGCCATATTAAAGATTTAGAAATTCGTTTGGGAGTGACGCTGTGTCAGCGAGGCCGTGCCGGTTTTGTTTTAAGCTCGGAAGGCCAACATGTCTATCAGTCGAGTTTGCGACTGATGGGTGCTTTGGATGAGTTTCGTGCTGACGTACAAAGTTTGCACCGTGAAATGAGTGGTAACTTAGCGATTGCCTTGTTCGATAAAACGGTAACCAACCAACAAGCTAAAATTTCTCAGGCCTTACAGCTGTTTGATCAGCGCGCCCCCAAGGTCAGCTTAGATTTATATGTTGAGACCTTATCGGTCATAGAAAGTGGGGTAATTGAAGGTCGCTTTCATTTAGGCGTGGTTCCAGGACAAAGGCAATCGGCGAGTTTGCTCTATCAGCCTCTATTTAATGAAAAAATGGCTCTGTATTGCGGCTACCATCATCCATTATTTAAGCGCGCCGACATTACCATTAGCGCCGAAGAGATTGTGGCCCAAAAGTATGCCGGTTTAGGTCACCATTCGCCCAATATGGATACGTCGCAGCAAAAAGGCTTTGTGCGCCATGCAACCGCTTACGATCAAGAGGCGATTGCTACCTTATTGCTATCTGGCGCTTATTTGGCTTTTCTACCGGAGCACTATGCGCGCAGTTTTGTGGAACATGGGCTGATTCGACCTATTGGGGGAGAAGAGTTTAGTTACCTTTGTCCGTTCTTGGCGGTGACGCGTGCCTCTCCCAAACCCTCGCGCATTTTAGCGTGTTTTCTGGATTGTTTAGTCGAGGCCCACCAAGTTAACTAA
- a CDS encoding LysR substrate-binding domain-containing protein gives MRTLPPLNALIAFEAVARNQSVAKAGDELGISQSAVSHRLRLLEDFLAEPLFDKVGRQLQLSDIGRSYFSEVERILNELSHYTRQVKGERLDQLRLTTYSSFALKRLVPMLPSFRARYPEIDLRLQMITEEPVLSSKSGDLFICLSNTAPGYASHLLHKERLLAVCSPSLYQEIDHQNWQQDISNFPLLSCDLEDDAKQSGGDWAVWSKSLGIALPENQTFHCFSHQVLALEAAETSQGIALVSDFMVEQDIRQGKLVDLPVSAVYTGYDFYLCYKQARSREAGLSAVVDWLKETAASPQ, from the coding sequence ATGCGAACTCTTCCTCCTCTTAATGCACTGATTGCCTTTGAAGCCGTGGCGCGTAACCAAAGTGTGGCAAAGGCTGGCGATGAGCTGGGTATTAGCCAAAGTGCGGTGAGCCACCGGCTGCGCTTATTGGAAGATTTTCTAGCCGAACCCTTGTTTGATAAGGTGGGGCGGCAGTTACAACTGAGTGATATTGGGCGTAGCTATTTTTCAGAGGTGGAGCGGATCCTCAACGAGCTGAGTCATTATACTCGGCAGGTTAAAGGCGAGCGACTCGATCAATTACGCTTAACCACCTATAGCTCCTTTGCTTTGAAACGCTTGGTGCCGATGTTGCCCAGTTTTCGCGCGCGCTATCCGGAAATCGATTTACGCTTGCAAATGATTACCGAAGAACCGGTATTGTCGAGCAAGAGTGGTGATTTGTTTATTTGTTTATCTAATACCGCGCCAGGTTATGCCAGCCATTTGCTGCATAAAGAGCGGCTATTGGCGGTGTGCTCTCCCAGCCTTTACCAAGAAATCGATCATCAAAACTGGCAGCAGGATATTAGCAACTTTCCTCTTTTATCTTGTGATTTAGAAGACGATGCCAAGCAGTCGGGTGGAGATTGGGCAGTTTGGTCGAAAAGTTTAGGCATTGCGCTGCCCGAGAACCAAACCTTTCATTGTTTTAGTCATCAGGTACTAGCCTTGGAGGCGGCAGAGACCAGTCAGGGTATCGCCTTGGTAAGTGACTTCATGGTGGAACAGGATATTCGTCAAGGTAAGCTGGTGGACTTACCGGTATCGGCCGTTTATACCGGTTATGATTTCTATCTTTGTTATAAGCAGGCTCGCAGTCGTGAAGCTGGCCTAAGCGCGGTGGTGGATTGGCTCAAGGAAACGGCGGCTAGTCCACAATAA
- a CDS encoding SMI1/KNR4 family protein, translating into MQELIDEIRAADQSGNYPSELPTESQLVEVEEIILIPMPSDLRAFQLTVSNVTYGSLEPVTISDPYLHTYLPDVAATAWNMGLPREFIPICQNGDSFYFISQEGEVGYWQGQEELVPEWDSIWDWAMEVWMQS; encoded by the coding sequence ATGCAAGAGTTAATTGATGAAATCAGGGCGGCAGATCAGTCGGGTAACTATCCGAGCGAGTTGCCAACAGAGAGCCAACTTGTTGAAGTTGAAGAAATTATTTTAATCCCCATGCCTAGTGATTTACGCGCCTTTCAGCTCACCGTGAGTAATGTTACCTATGGTAGCTTAGAGCCGGTAACGATTAGCGACCCTTATCTGCATACCTATTTACCAGACGTGGCTGCTACAGCTTGGAACATGGGTTTGCCCCGAGAATTTATTCCTATTTGCCAAAATGGCGACAGTTTCTATTTTATTAGCCAAGAAGGTGAAGTGGGTTATTGGCAGGGCCAAGAAGAGCTCGTGCCTGAGTGGGATAGCATTTGGGACTGGGCCATGGAAGTATGGATGCAAAGCTAG
- a CDS encoding substrate-binding periplasmic protein: protein MLKQSQFMPCILFKRFFQNLYFIVCLCALAISSQAKTLKLAADRWCPYNCATFSQQPGYVLELVQLAFAPDYQVKLIEVPWSRALRNAELGLYDGVIGALPGEAPGFIYPKVAVGLARQVLVMRQDNSWQYEGLISLHELRIAVAADYAYSAELDDYIKAQQHSRDLVVIRSEQPLERMHKLLQEGKIDAYIEDKTVASYHAHQHSKNQQIRFAAEFSASPIYIAFSPAKPLSYTLAKRLSTRIVELRNSGQLATLLARYGLKDWAPIRH from the coding sequence ATGCTTAAACAAAGTCAGTTTATGCCATGTATTTTGTTTAAGCGTTTTTTCCAAAATCTCTATTTCATCGTCTGCCTCTGCGCGTTGGCCATATCCAGCCAAGCTAAAACACTCAAGCTTGCGGCCGACCGCTGGTGCCCGTATAACTGCGCGACCTTCAGCCAACAACCCGGTTATGTGCTTGAACTAGTGCAATTAGCCTTTGCTCCCGACTATCAAGTAAAACTAATTGAAGTACCTTGGTCTAGGGCACTGCGTAATGCCGAACTGGGGCTTTATGATGGGGTGATTGGCGCACTCCCCGGAGAGGCTCCGGGTTTTATTTACCCAAAGGTTGCTGTGGGTCTAGCTCGCCAGGTATTGGTAATGCGCCAAGATAATTCTTGGCAATATGAGGGTTTAATATCCTTGCACGAATTACGCATTGCAGTAGCAGCCGACTATGCCTATAGCGCCGAACTCGATGACTACATCAAAGCCCAACAGCATAGTCGAGATTTAGTAGTAATACGTAGCGAACAACCTTTAGAACGGATGCATAAACTACTGCAGGAAGGGAAGATCGACGCCTACATAGAAGACAAAACCGTGGCCAGTTACCATGCTCATCAGCACAGCAAAAATCAGCAGATCCGCTTTGCCGCTGAATTTAGCGCATCCCCCATCTACATTGCCTTCTCACCAGCAAAACCGCTCAGTTACACCTTGGCTAAACGTTTAAGCACCCGCATTGTGGAATTGAGAAACAGCGGTCAACTGGCCACGCTGTTAGCCCGCTATGGCCTTAAAGATTGGGCGCCAATAAGGCACTAG
- a CDS encoding Tim44 domain-containing protein, producing MLKKLFNIMALVMAVIIVTPEVEAKRFGGGKSWGKSQPTFKKQPSQQLNQQQSPNSGATNTARRPNMMGGLLGGLLAGGLFAALLGGGAFEGLQMMDILLFALIAFVAVRFLRGLNQQKAAAMNHASATGYPGPQQQNQWQQGGFASASQLASAEQQDIPFNPPAGFDRVAFLDGARGHFDTLQRAWNDNNLSLMQEYLSIDLYNALTEERRSYGSQEINSKVLFVDAELVRADHSMLNAEVSVKFTGRIRDEVSGEESELNEVWHLERRLDQDNAPWLIVGIEA from the coding sequence ATGTTAAAAAAATTATTCAACATCATGGCTCTGGTGATGGCGGTGATTATTGTGACACCAGAAGTGGAAGCAAAACGCTTTGGTGGAGGTAAGTCTTGGGGAAAAAGCCAACCCACTTTTAAAAAGCAACCGAGCCAACAGTTGAATCAACAGCAAAGCCCAAATAGCGGAGCAACAAACACTGCTCGCCGTCCTAACATGATGGGAGGTTTATTGGGTGGCCTGTTGGCAGGTGGATTATTTGCAGCGCTATTAGGTGGCGGTGCTTTTGAAGGCCTGCAAATGATGGACATTTTGTTGTTTGCCTTGATTGCGTTTGTGGCGGTGCGCTTCTTACGGGGCTTAAACCAGCAAAAAGCGGCGGCAATGAATCATGCTTCGGCGACTGGCTACCCCGGTCCTCAGCAGCAGAATCAATGGCAGCAAGGCGGTTTTGCCAGTGCCAGCCAACTGGCTAGCGCAGAGCAGCAAGACATTCCTTTTAACCCTCCAGCGGGTTTCGATAGGGTTGCCTTTTTAGATGGCGCTCGTGGGCATTTCGATACCCTACAACGAGCTTGGAACGACAATAATTTAAGTTTGATGCAAGAATATTTGAGCATCGACCTCTATAACGCTTTGACTGAAGAGCGTCGCTCCTATGGCAGCCAAGAGATTAATAGCAAAGTCCTGTTTGTTGATGCTGAGTTGGTGCGCGCCGATCACTCTATGCTGAATGCGGAAGTCAGCGTGAAATTCACTGGCCGGATCCGCGATGAAGTGAGTGGAGAGGAGAGTGAGCTAAATGAAGTGTGGCACTTAGAGCGTCGTCTCGATCAAGATAATGCACCATGGCTTATCGTAGGCATTGAAGCCTAA
- a CDS encoding alpha/beta hydrolase codes for MSALSAICVEPESPARYCIICLHGLGAGAEDLLPLAKQLKLNQHAAVRFIFPSAPERSVTANAGYFMPAWYDILAFSPQRQINLQHLNEVSAQVSQLVEQQMAQGIASENIVLMGFSQGGAVAYHCALNTTKPLGGLVCMSTYLLPQSLPKQPWQLNTPILIQHGQQDDVVAPSLGQQAAEQLKALGYHPEFESFAMAHTISLSQIKALSLWLNQHLS; via the coding sequence ATGTCGGCACTTAGCGCAATCTGCGTAGAACCCGAAAGCCCTGCTCGCTATTGTATTATTTGCTTGCATGGCTTAGGTGCAGGAGCGGAAGATTTATTGCCCTTAGCCAAACAACTCAAGCTAAATCAACATGCTGCAGTACGCTTTATTTTTCCCTCGGCGCCAGAGCGCTCGGTCACTGCCAACGCCGGCTATTTCATGCCTGCTTGGTACGACATTCTGGCCTTTTCTCCACAACGACAAATCAACTTACAACACTTAAACGAAGTGAGCGCGCAAGTCTCGCAACTAGTGGAGCAGCAAATGGCTCAAGGCATCGCCAGCGAAAACATCGTTCTGATGGGTTTCTCCCAAGGTGGCGCAGTCGCTTACCATTGCGCCCTTAACACCACTAAGCCGCTAGGCGGCTTAGTGTGTATGTCGACCTACTTGCTGCCGCAAAGCCTTCCTAAGCAACCTTGGCAACTCAATACCCCTATATTAATCCAACACGGCCAGCAAGATGACGTGGTGGCCCCAAGCTTAGGCCAACAAGCGGCTGAACAACTGAAGGCCTTGGGCTATCACCCCGAGTTTGAAAGCTTCGCTATGGCTCATACCATTAGCTTGAGTCAGATTAAAGCGCTCAGTCTATGGCTCAATCAACACCTTAGTTAA
- a CDS encoding CoA-acylating methylmalonate-semialdehyde dehydrogenase has translation MSIIGHLINGETTTEHTRLQDVYNPSTGEVARQVALAPKATVEQAIACAQAAFPAWRNTPVAKRAQVMYRYKTLLEEHADKICELVGMEHGKTAADAKGELTRGIECVEYACGAPELLKGEHSRNVGPGIDSWSEFQALGVVAGITPFNFPMMVPMWMFPMALVCGDTFVLKPSERDPSVTMFIAELLHQAGLPAGVFNVVNGDKEAVDTLLTDPRVAAVSFVGSTPIAEYIYSTATANGKRCQALGGAKNHAIVMPDADLDNAVNSLLGAAFGSSGERCMALSVAVAVGDEVANKLVAGLSSAMQSLKVGAYNDPANDFGPLITAEQRDKVEMYIGSAEQDGATVVVDGRQPDVAGYPNGFYVGGTLIDQVTPAMKAYQEEIFGPVLCVVRVETMEQAMQLINDHEYGNGTCIYTRDGEAARYFSDHILVGMVGINVPLPVPVAYHSFGGWKRSLFGDLHAYGPDAVRFYTKRKTITQRWPSSSVREGVNFSFPS, from the coding sequence ATGTCTATCATTGGTCACCTAATTAACGGCGAAACCACTACCGAACACACACGACTGCAAGATGTATACAACCCTTCTACCGGTGAAGTCGCCAGACAAGTGGCACTGGCACCCAAGGCAACCGTAGAGCAAGCCATCGCTTGTGCGCAGGCAGCGTTTCCCGCATGGCGTAATACTCCTGTCGCCAAACGCGCTCAAGTGATGTACCGCTATAAAACCCTACTAGAAGAACATGCCGACAAAATTTGCGAACTAGTAGGTATGGAGCACGGTAAAACCGCTGCCGATGCTAAAGGCGAATTAACCCGTGGCATTGAGTGTGTTGAGTATGCTTGCGGCGCGCCAGAACTTCTTAAAGGCGAACATTCACGTAATGTAGGTCCAGGGATTGACTCATGGAGTGAATTTCAAGCCCTCGGCGTGGTAGCTGGAATTACCCCATTTAACTTTCCGATGATGGTTCCGATGTGGATGTTCCCAATGGCGCTAGTTTGCGGCGATACCTTCGTGCTTAAGCCTTCGGAACGTGATCCCTCGGTTACTATGTTCATCGCCGAGTTGTTACATCAAGCCGGCCTTCCTGCTGGTGTATTTAACGTGGTTAACGGTGATAAGGAAGCCGTAGACACCCTACTAACCGATCCTCGAGTCGCCGCAGTCAGTTTTGTGGGCTCAACGCCCATAGCCGAATACATTTACAGCACCGCCACCGCCAACGGCAAACGTTGCCAAGCACTTGGCGGCGCCAAAAACCACGCCATCGTTATGCCCGATGCTGACTTAGATAATGCTGTTAACTCTTTACTCGGTGCAGCCTTTGGTTCTTCTGGCGAACGCTGTATGGCGCTTTCTGTGGCAGTTGCAGTGGGTGACGAAGTCGCAAACAAACTCGTCGCCGGTCTTAGTTCGGCCATGCAAAGCTTAAAAGTAGGAGCCTATAACGATCCAGCCAACGACTTTGGCCCACTAATTACCGCAGAGCAACGCGACAAAGTAGAAATGTATATCGGCAGCGCCGAGCAAGATGGCGCCACGGTTGTCGTTGATGGACGCCAACCCGATGTAGCGGGTTATCCCAATGGCTTCTATGTGGGTGGAACCTTGATCGACCAAGTAACACCAGCAATGAAGGCCTACCAAGAAGAGATTTTTGGCCCTGTATTATGTGTGGTGAGAGTCGAAACCATGGAACAAGCCATGCAGTTGATTAACGATCATGAATACGGCAATGGTACTTGTATTTATACTCGTGACGGCGAAGCAGCTCGCTATTTCTCAGACCATATCTTAGTGGGCATGGTAGGAATTAACGTTCCACTACCAGTACCCGTGGCTTATCACAGCTTTGGTGGTTGGAAACGCTCACTGTTTGGTGATTTACATGCTTATGGACCAGATGCGGTACGCTTTTACACCAAACGTAAAACCATTACTCAACGTTGGCCTTCATCTTCAGTTCGTGAAGGGGTGAACTTCTCCTTCCCTAGCTAA
- a CDS encoding GIY-YIG nuclease family protein gives MTNTLAEVTAVRGWFVYIIRTRHQHLYTGVTTDVARRFKEHQDGGLKGAKALRGKGPLVLEFQQALASKRQAMQLEYAIKQLPKNKKERLLQGHFDWRSLL, from the coding sequence ATGACCAATACGCTTGCCGAAGTCACTGCCGTGAGAGGGTGGTTTGTTTATATTATTAGAACGCGGCATCAGCACCTGTATACAGGGGTAACTACTGATGTCGCTCGGCGTTTTAAAGAGCACCAAGACGGTGGGCTTAAGGGAGCTAAGGCTTTGCGCGGTAAGGGGCCTTTAGTGCTGGAGTTTCAGCAAGCTTTGGCCTCTAAGCGCCAAGCTATGCAGCTTGAGTACGCCATCAAACAGCTACCTAAAAATAAAAAAGAACGCTTGCTACAGGGGCATTTTGACTGGCGCAGTTTGTTGTAA
- the pssA gene encoding CDP-diacylglycerol--serine O-phosphatidyltransferase: protein MSLGVFATDFPLALPQLALNAQNIEVLHQAEQYRQKLLQLIAAARSRIYIVALYLEDDEAGRSIMDALYLAKQQRPQLEVQVMVDWHRAQRGLIGEKSAKGNAAMYQHYQRLFPDLITISGVPVSNRELFGVLHLKGSIIDDTVVYSGASLNDVYLAQGQRYRFDRYLLLSHSRLADTLVNYLDQQLLASNAVSSLSSDRPANTKALKAAIRGLRAGLQREQYRYHPQSLGPQQLAVTPMLGLGSRRNLLNNTIRRLIAHAQQHIILCTPYFNPPRSLKRELSKALRRGVKVNLIVGDKTASDFYRQPQQAFKAIHALPYLYEMNLRQFIQRKQRYIDRGLLTIELWSDVDNSFHVKGLWVDQRYNLLTGNNFNPRAWRLDLENGLLLDDPAGLMAQQNQQELENILSHTTRITSAQDLESLSAYPQPVQRLLKRISRLRADRLLKQLL from the coding sequence ATGAGCTTAGGCGTTTTTGCAACAGACTTTCCTCTCGCGCTTCCGCAGCTTGCGCTGAATGCCCAGAATATTGAGGTGTTGCATCAAGCTGAGCAATACCGACAAAAACTATTGCAGCTTATTGCTGCTGCTCGTTCGCGGATCTACATCGTTGCCTTGTACTTAGAAGACGATGAAGCGGGTCGCAGTATTATGGATGCTCTATATCTGGCTAAGCAGCAACGTCCGCAATTGGAAGTTCAGGTGATGGTTGATTGGCACCGAGCGCAGCGCGGCTTGATCGGAGAAAAGTCTGCTAAGGGTAATGCTGCAATGTATCAACACTACCAGCGGTTGTTTCCTGATTTGATAACGATATCGGGTGTGCCAGTAAGCAACCGCGAGTTATTTGGTGTGCTGCATTTAAAGGGCAGCATTATTGATGACACCGTAGTTTACAGCGGTGCCAGCCTTAACGATGTGTACCTTGCACAAGGCCAACGTTATCGCTTTGACCGTTACCTACTACTAAGCCACTCTCGCCTTGCCGATACGCTGGTGAATTATTTGGATCAGCAATTATTGGCAAGCAATGCTGTAAGCAGCCTTTCTTCGGACAGACCTGCTAACACCAAAGCACTGAAAGCCGCGATACGTGGTTTACGCGCGGGTTTACAGCGAGAGCAATATCGTTATCATCCACAATCCTTAGGACCGCAACAGTTAGCGGTTACACCTATGCTCGGCTTAGGGTCTCGACGCAATTTATTAAATAACACGATTCGCCGCCTAATTGCTCATGCTCAGCAACATATCATTCTTTGTACCCCTTATTTCAATCCTCCTCGCTCTTTGAAAAGAGAGTTAAGCAAGGCTTTGAGGCGAGGGGTAAAGGTCAATTTAATCGTTGGCGATAAAACTGCGAGTGATTTTTATCGACAACCGCAGCAAGCGTTTAAGGCCATCCATGCCTTGCCCTATTTATACGAGATGAATTTGCGTCAGTTTATTCAGCGTAAACAGCGCTATATCGACCGAGGTTTACTAACGATAGAGCTATGGTCTGATGTGGACAATAGCTTCCACGTTAAGGGCTTATGGGTGGACCAGCGCTACAATCTATTAACCGGTAATAACTTTAATCCGCGGGCTTGGCGCCTAGATTTAGAGAACGGCTTGTTATTGGATGACCCAGCAGGTTTGATGGCGCAGCAGAACCAGCAAGAACTGGAAAATATACTGTCTCATACTACAAGGATTACTAGTGCGCAGGATTTAGAGAGCTTGAGTGCTTATCCGCAACCGGTGCAGCGCCTACTGAAGCGGATTTCACGGTTGCGAGCCGACCGCTTATTAAAACAACTTCTTTAA
- a CDS encoding aspartate aminotransferase family protein gives MATLQQMGLTQRQLDSHWMAYTGNRQFKRDPRIITHAQGNYYFDADGRKIFDGLSGLWTCGLGHGRQEIVDAISKQASQLDYSPAFQFGHPGSFKLAEKITEFMPEGLNRIFFTGSGSESADTSLKIARAYWRKKGQAGKTKLIGRGKGYHGVNYGGLAVGGIAPNRALFGSSVDVGHLRHTMLPENQYCKGQPQSGAELANDLLDQIAIHDASTIAAVIVEPMSGSAGVIPPPVGYLQRLREICDQHDILLIFDEVICAFGRLGYKTGAEALGVTPDMLNMAKQLTNGVVPMGAVACKQEIYDLFMEQGGPDYMLEIPHGYTYSAHPIACAAGLASLDLLSQENSFERVREMAPVLEHAAHQLGSLELVNDVRNMGLAVGLSIAHAPNEPGLRPYQIAQAMWQQGFYVRYGGDTIQIAPPFTVTKEEIDSLFNALGDTIQNLTQQA, from the coding sequence ATGGCAACATTGCAGCAAATGGGGCTTACCCAACGGCAACTAGACAGCCACTGGATGGCTTATACAGGAAATAGACAATTTAAACGCGACCCGCGCATCATCACCCATGCTCAGGGTAATTATTATTTCGATGCCGATGGCCGAAAAATATTTGATGGCTTATCCGGCTTATGGACTTGTGGTCTCGGCCATGGCCGCCAAGAAATAGTAGACGCCATTAGCAAGCAGGCTAGCCAGCTTGATTACTCTCCAGCATTTCAGTTTGGCCACCCAGGTTCTTTTAAACTAGCAGAAAAAATCACCGAGTTTATGCCAGAAGGCTTAAACCGCATTTTCTTCACTGGTTCAGGTTCGGAATCAGCAGATACCTCATTAAAAATTGCCCGCGCCTACTGGCGTAAAAAGGGTCAAGCAGGAAAAACCAAACTGATTGGCCGTGGCAAAGGCTACCACGGCGTGAACTACGGCGGCCTAGCCGTAGGTGGCATCGCCCCCAACCGCGCGCTATTTGGTAGTAGTGTGGATGTTGGCCACCTACGCCACACCATGTTGCCAGAGAATCAATACTGCAAAGGGCAGCCACAAAGCGGCGCCGAACTGGCCAACGACCTACTCGATCAAATCGCTATTCATGACGCATCCACCATCGCCGCAGTGATTGTTGAACCGATGTCTGGTAGCGCTGGGGTAATTCCGCCACCAGTGGGCTACCTACAGCGGCTACGCGAGATTTGCGACCAACATGACATTCTACTGATTTTTGATGAAGTGATTTGTGCCTTCGGCCGCCTAGGTTACAAAACTGGTGCAGAAGCGCTGGGCGTGACTCCCGACATGCTCAACATGGCCAAGCAATTAACCAACGGGGTGGTTCCCATGGGTGCGGTAGCTTGTAAGCAAGAAATTTACGATCTGTTTATGGAGCAAGGCGGTCCCGACTACATGTTGGAAATCCCTCATGGCTATACTTATTCGGCTCACCCCATTGCCTGTGCCGCAGGTCTTGCTTCTCTAGACTTGCTCAGCCAAGAGAATAGCTTCGAACGAGTTCGTGAGATGGCACCAGTACTTGAGCATGCCGCCCATCAGCTGGGTTCTTTGGAACTGGTAAATGATGTACGCAACATGGGGCTGGCGGTAGGCTTAAGCATTGCCCATGCACCAAATGAACCGGGCCTACGCCCCTATCAAATTGCCCAAGCCATGTGGCAACAAGGTTTTTATGTTCGTTATGGCGGCGATACCATTCAAATCGCTCCGCCCTTTACCGTAACAAAAGAAGAAATTGACAGTTTATTCAACGCCCTAGGCGACACCATTCAAAACTTAACTCAGCAAGCTTAA
- a CDS encoding DMT family transporter has protein sequence MRHNPTVIAILILVVANQIAVLSDALMKVAGEQASLFEILLYRQLSTLLMLLPLFLFTKQKLPKKPMVHIVRGHLWLLGSACMVLALIALPLATANALFYAAPIMMLPLGMWLHKSRINRTQLVAAIIGFAGVLVIIRPTEFNWGALAALGTALTLALSNLTVKYIPQQESVITSLFWTNMMVVPATFLLALPQLQSINWQLLYLAAGSSLFILFLHAGSVIAYKTADANTISSSEYTGLIGAAVIGWFSFGEMPDALTWLGAAMIILPLVLIGKRSLRKPLKSELSTSN, from the coding sequence ATGCGTCACAACCCCACTGTTATTGCTATCTTGATTTTGGTGGTAGCCAATCAAATTGCTGTATTATCCGACGCCCTGATGAAAGTGGCGGGAGAACAGGCCTCGCTGTTTGAGATTTTGCTCTATCGGCAACTGAGCACCTTGCTAATGTTGTTGCCGCTGTTTCTCTTCACCAAACAGAAGCTACCGAAAAAGCCAATGGTGCATATAGTGCGCGGCCATCTCTGGTTACTCGGCTCTGCTTGTATGGTATTGGCCTTAATCGCCCTGCCTCTGGCCACTGCCAACGCGCTGTTTTATGCCGCGCCCATCATGATGCTACCGCTTGGCATGTGGTTGCATAAGTCGCGTATCAATCGCACTCAATTAGTCGCGGCGATAATCGGCTTTGCCGGAGTGCTGGTGATTATTCGCCCGACAGAATTTAACTGGGGCGCTCTGGCTGCACTGGGTACGGCTTTAACTCTGGCCTTAAGCAACTTAACCGTGAAGTACATTCCACAGCAAGAGTCGGTGATCACCAGCTTATTTTGGACCAATATGATGGTGGTTCCCGCCACTTTTTTATTGGCCTTACCACAGCTGCAAAGCATTAATTGGCAACTACTTTATTTAGCCGCCGGCAGTAGCTTATTTATATTATTTCTGCACGCCGGCTCAGTGATTGCTTATAAAACAGCCGATGCTAATACCATCTCTAGCTCAGAATACACGGGGCTAATAGGCGCAGCGGTGATCGGCTGGTTTAGCTTTGGTGAAATGCCCGATGCCCTCACTTGGCTGGGAGCTGCAATGATTATTTTACCTTTAGTATTGATTGGCAAACGCAGCCTACGCAAGCCACTAAAGAGCGAACTCAGCACCAGCAATTAA